The DNA segment TCGGCTAAGGTGGCTTTGAAGGTCGGACGCAATAATTCTGTACGTCCTGCCATTTTGAGGAGCGCGGGTCTGACAAAAAGTTCAAACACAACCAGTGAAGAAACTGGATTGCCGGGCAATCCGAAGATAGGTTTTCCGTCTGCTATACCGTAAGCCTGAGGTTTTCCGGGCTTCATCGCGACGCGCCAAAAGTTAATTTCGCCTAATCTCTCCAATACACTTTTCACAAAGTCGTGCTCGCCTACAGAGACACCACCACTGGTAATCAGCGCATCAGCACTTGCGAGCGCGTGCCGAAAGATGCGCTCTATTTCTGGTTCATCGTCAGGCGCGATTCCCATATCAATCGGTATGCCGCCCGCTTCCTCGACCTGTGCATAGAGACCATAACGGTTGCTCTCTCGAATTTTTCCCGGTTCAAGCGGGTCACCGAGTAGCAGGAGTTCATCCCCCGTCGAAACAATCGCAACGGTGGGTTTACGATAGACTGTAACCTCTGGGCGATTAAGGGAGGCGAGCATTGAAATTTCCGGTGGACGTAGGTATTTCCCTTTTCCCATGACCTGCTGTCCCTCCGCGACACTCTCACCCGTGAAACGGACGTTCCCAGTTTTGTCAATACTCTCAAAAATTTTGACTTCATCTCCGTCTTGCTGAGTCACCTCTTGCATCACAACCGCATCGGCACCTTCCGGCATCATGGCACCTGTCATGATACGCGACGCTTGCCCGGCTGCGACCTGTTGTGTTGGGGCATATCCGGCGGCTATGGTTTCTACAACCGAAAGAACAGCAGGTTTCGCTTCGGAAGCGTTTTGAACATCTGCTGCACGAACCGCATACCCATCCATCGCTGAATTGTCGAACGGCGGAATGTTTTCTTCGGCATGCAGTGCCTCTGCGAGAACGTAGTTTGCACAACTTAGAATTTCCCGTTTTTCTGTGGGTAAAACCGGAATGGTATTTAGCATTTGTTGGCGGGCTTCTTTAACACTTAGCATCTAATTATGTCTCCTTTGGGTAATCTCATGGTGAATATGATAAAGCATCGCGCCGATAAGTGCAAGCCTATCTTTTCTGAGAGGGTGTCAGCAGTCGGAATTCGGGGATCCCTCCTACAAGAAAACTAAATGGTTCTGGTATGATTTCCACTTTTATTTGACATTGACATAATCGTATGATATAATATATCGCAAGTTTGTTGGCAATCTGAGCTTTGATAATAACATAGGCATAGGTTATGAGAAACGGCATCGCTTTTCCAAACACGCTTGCCTTTAGGCGTAGTTTAAAAACCGGCATTTTAATAGGTTTATTTTGTTATGTTGCGTTGCTGAGTGTCATCACGCTCATGCACGATCACGATCATTGTGAACACGCGCATTCTGCAGAAACCTGTGCAGCCTGTTTCTACATAAGCCAACACGTCGGAGAGGAAATTGAAGTTGTAGTACTCACCTCTCCGTTTCTTCCAAGTACGACACTTCCGCTGTATGAAACCGTTTTTCTTCCTTTAAAATTTACCACGACAGCTTGGAGTCGTGCCCCGCCTATATTCTTCACTGAACTCGCAAATTTCGCCTTTTAAAGGCAGATTTTGTTTTTCCTTTATATCTCCTATTGTACAAAGATCGCGGGGGGTACCTATTACGCGTCCGGCGCTTTGTACATCTCTGTTTTGCAACATATTGTAGTGTTTCTTCTATAGTAGATGCCACCTGATTGTGTATCAATGAATGGTACGCTTTCAGGAAGTCTATAGGTACATCTATTATTTTAACAAAGCATGAGATACTCACGGCATGTCAACGCGCGTTTTATATCTTTCGCGTGGCATGTGCGTTGTTAAGTGCAATTCCATTTTAGAAGCAATGGGCACATACTGTGTACCATCAGATTAAAAAAGTTTAAAAAAATTGGAGAATACAAATGTTTACCTATTTTTTTCGGTGCGACTTTTCTGTCGCTATTTCAC comes from the Candidatus Poribacteria bacterium genome and includes:
- a CDS encoding molybdopterin molybdotransferase MoeA, translated to MLSVKEARQQMLNTIPVLPTEKREILSCANYVLAEALHAEENIPPFDNSAMDGYAVRAADVQNASEAKPAVLSVVETIAAGYAPTQQVAAGQASRIMTGAMMPEGADAVVMQEVTQQDGDEVKIFESIDKTGNVRFTGESVAEGQQVMGKGKYLRPPEISMLASLNRPEVTVYRKPTVAIVSTGDELLLLGDPLEPGKIRESNRYGLYAQVEEAGGIPIDMGIAPDDEPEIERIFRHALASADALITSGGVSVGEHDFVKSVLERLGEINFWRVAMKPGKPQAYGIADGKPIFGLPGNPVSSLVVFELFVRPALLKMAGRTELLRPTFKATLAEPVTNRDGRVNYMRAILKESDSQYTAETTGPQGSGILHSLVLANGLITIPSGVTLQAGEAVDAQFLF